A genomic stretch from Clavelina lepadiformis chromosome 5, kaClaLepa1.1, whole genome shotgun sequence includes:
- the LOC143460477 gene encoding uncharacterized protein LOC143460477 isoform X2, which translates to MQPQTLLRMYASFLKWVALGLFVVAQVNVSWYISEGIETGIFRACNGTVCTSLGWDPNDKENLHNFVARIVMIGAAVFIAVGIVPHIYSWCADYEKKLALYKAEGALDIIGGLITLGGMVAYTVLIIILYTAPNVTEYWTFGWTYSLGWVSGTFYVIGGSFAVASGSMETSSF; encoded by the exons atgcagCCGCAGACACTTCTAAGAATGTATGCTTCCTTTCTGAAATGGGTAGCGCTTGGTCTTTTCGTTGTTGCTCAGGTCAACGTGTCTTGGTATATTTCTGAAGGGATCGAAACAGGAATATTTCGAGCGTGCAACGGAACTGTTTGCACTTCGCTGG GCTGGGATCCGAACGATAAAGAAAACCTCCACAACTTCGTCGCTCGCATTGTTATGATCGGTGCAGCGGTTTTCATAGCAGTAGGCATCGTTCCTCACATTTACTCCTGGTGCGCTGACTACGAGAAGAAACTGGCCTTGTACAAAGCGGAAGGAGCTTTGGACATTATTGGAG GGTTAATTACTTTGGGAGGAATGGTAGCGTACACTGTGTTGATCATTATTCTCTATACTGCTCCAAACGTTACCGAATATTGGACTTTTGGTTGGACATACAGTCTCGGTTGGGTAAGCGGGACTTTTTACGTCATCGGGGGATCTTTTGCAGTCGCATCCGGATCCATGGAGACATCG AGCTTTTAG
- the LOC143460476 gene encoding uncharacterized protein LOC143460476 — protein sequence MVTHSGQWIRLVASICMWIGFGFLISSQLNRAWFVQTIGNFEFELGLFSSCTSGFCTYFAWTDNDVYASYVARIFFIIADIAVGCSILLHFANFFVSDPRQIGKRLRLEGSIHIMAGSFLMGGIVAFTIIITTQFAVGQTQWALSSGYSAAWPAAILLVVAGSLMLAASPSYRSAAANATQPNNPQVNVTTVTYKTTGVSYPPQTMPPPPPYQEHVYPNVYGAQTTTTYQSPY from the exons ATGGTAACTCATAGTGGCCAATGGATCCGTTTAGTCGCTTCCATTTGTATGTGGATAGGATTTGGCTTTTTGATATCATCTCAGTTGAACAGGGCCTGGTTTGTTCAGACCATAGGCAATTTCGAATTTGAGCTTGGGCTCTTTAGTTCGTGTACGTCCGGATTTTGCACATATTTTG CCTGGACTGATAACGATGTATACGCGTCTTATGTTGCTCGGATTTTCTTCATCATCGCTGATATTGCTGTCGGTTGTAGCATATTGCTTCACTTCGCCAATTTCTTCGTGAGCGACCCGCGCCAAATCGGAAAGCGACTTCGTCTAGAAGGATCAATCCACATCATGGCTG GATCTTTCCTCATGGGTGGAATAGTGGCATTTACCATAATCATCACCACTCAATTTGCCGTCGGCCAAACCCAGTGGGCTTTAAGTAGTGGTTATTCGGCCGCTTGGCCTGCTGCGATTCTCTTGGTTGTAGCCGGCTCATTGATGCTGGCGGCGTCACCTTCATATCGTTCAGCTGCAGCGAATGCGACT CAACCTAACAACCCTCAAGTCAACGTTACGACGGTTACATACAAGACCACTGGAGTTTCGTACCCCCCGCAAACGATGCCGCCCCCTCCGCCTTACCAGGAGCATGTTTACCCTAATGTGTATGGAGCACAGACCACTACTACATATCAAAGCCCGTATTAA
- the LOC143460477 gene encoding uncharacterized protein LOC143460477 isoform X1 encodes MQPQTLLRMYASFLKWVALGLFVVAQVNVSWYISEGIETGIFRACNGTVCTSLGWDPNDKENLHNFVARIVMIGAAVFIAVGIVPHIYSWCADYEKKLALYKAEGALDIIGGLITLGGMVAYTVLIIILYTAPNVTEYWTFGWTYSLGWVSGTFYVIGGSFAVASGSMETSQSYPSAPLQSTLYDTTAFPGGGHLNPASAKHDD; translated from the exons atgcagCCGCAGACACTTCTAAGAATGTATGCTTCCTTTCTGAAATGGGTAGCGCTTGGTCTTTTCGTTGTTGCTCAGGTCAACGTGTCTTGGTATATTTCTGAAGGGATCGAAACAGGAATATTTCGAGCGTGCAACGGAACTGTTTGCACTTCGCTGG GCTGGGATCCGAACGATAAAGAAAACCTCCACAACTTCGTCGCTCGCATTGTTATGATCGGTGCAGCGGTTTTCATAGCAGTAGGCATCGTTCCTCACATTTACTCCTGGTGCGCTGACTACGAGAAGAAACTGGCCTTGTACAAAGCGGAAGGAGCTTTGGACATTATTGGAG GGTTAATTACTTTGGGAGGAATGGTAGCGTACACTGTGTTGATCATTATTCTCTATACTGCTCCAAACGTTACCGAATATTGGACTTTTGGTTGGACATACAGTCTCGGTTGGGTAAGCGGGACTTTTTACGTCATCGGGGGATCTTTTGCAGTCGCATCCGGATCCATGGAGACATCG CAAAGCTATCCAAGTGCGCCTTTACAATCAACTTTATACGACACGACTGCTTTTCCTGGTGGTGGACATTTAAACCCTGCATCAGCTAAACACGACGATTGA